Sequence from the Thermocoleostomius sinensis A174 genome:
TTTGCCAATTTGCCAACCGCGTCGGTGGTCGGGATGGGTTCCCAATCTGCCGCCGTACCAAAGCCCTGGTTGCAATTCGTAAATTCGCACGACACCCACAATTTCATTGGTTTGTGGAAGTGTGGCAACAATCGGGTAAGCTGTGGCGTCTATATCATCCACATCACTGCCAGAAAACAAGGCTTGTTCTTCACAAAAAATTCGGTGTCGCAGTTGAAAGTAGGCCTCGACATCGGCCGCAGTTTGCGCCAGTTTAAAGCAATAACGATCGCTCATAGTCTCGTTGAAAAATTACTGCTCAAAGGTGGAAAGCGCAGAACAAGCGCCACACTTAGCACATCCGGCTTTAATGGCTTGCGATGTCATGCCCGATCGCCGCAAGACAGTACCGACTTGGTGATACAGATCAAACATAAACTCGCTACTAGGAGGCGCATGGTTTGCTAAGGGTGTCCCACCAATAGGAACAAACGGCACCACAAATGGGTAAACTCCCAGTTGCACCAATCGATCGCAGGTTGCAACTAATGTGTTTAAATCATCCCCTAACCCCGCTAAAAGATAGGTGCTAACTTGTCCCCAACCAAATACCTTGACGGCGGCGGCGAATGCCTGAAAGTAATATGCGATCGGCACTTCGGCTTTGCCAGGCATGATGCGTTGTCGCACTTCAGGAGTGACGGCTTCCAAGTGCATTCCCAAACTATCGACTCCAGCTTGCTGCATCCGATTGAACCAGGCAAAATCATCAGGTGGTTCACACTGCGCTTGAATCGGCAGATTGACGCGCTGCTTGATGGCTTTGGCACATTCAGTCAAATAGGCGGCCCCTCGATCGCTGGTATTGGGGGTGCCCGTCGTCATAATCATGTGCGTAACTCCATCTAGCCGTACGGCAGCTTCGGCCACTTCGGCCAACTGCGCTGGAGTTTTGCGGGCAATGGTGCGATCGGCCGCTAAAGATTGCTCGATTGCACAAAATTGGCACGCCGTGGCAGCATCTCGGTAGCGCCTACAGGTTTGCAGTACCGTTGTGGCCAGCACATCCCGACTGTGCAACAGAGCAATCTTCCAATAGGGAATGCCATCGGCAGTGGTAAGGCTGTAG
This genomic interval carries:
- a CDS encoding MSMEG_0567/Sll0786 family nitrogen starvation N-acetyltransferase, which encodes MSDRYCFKLAQTAADVEAYFQLRHRIFCEEQALFSGSDVDDIDATAYPIVATLPQTNEIVGVVRIYELQPGLWYGGRLGTHPDHRRGWQIGKGLIYKAVTTANTWGCQQFLATVQLQNVRFFQRLHWQSLQETTVCDRPHHLMQADLDYYPPGIEPRPPLPLVSQEAS
- a CDS encoding MSMEG_0568 family radical SAM protein, encoding MNKQQLITELQSCGLRLVEEVGAAGRRGGAGPSDHKAVTIDGTTVMVPIYTGAASQSPYTVQAPHGATAGVLYHQEQALTAIEFPHQPQFYSLTTADGIPYWKIALLHSRDVLATTVLQTCRRYRDAATACQFCAIEQSLAADRTIARKTPAQLAEVAEAAVRLDGVTHMIMTTGTPNTSDRGAAYLTECAKAIKQRVNLPIQAQCEPPDDFAWFNRMQQAGVDSLGMHLEAVTPEVRQRIMPGKAEVPIAYYFQAFAAAVKVFGWGQVSTYLLAGLGDDLNTLVATCDRLVQLGVYPFVVPFVPIGGTPLANHAPPSSEFMFDLYHQVGTVLRRSGMTSQAIKAGCAKCGACSALSTFEQ